The proteins below come from a single Mucilaginibacter mali genomic window:
- a CDS encoding DUF4290 domain-containing protein, with protein sequence MANLSPSAPFDYNSTRKKLLLTEYGRNVQNMVKYIVELPSKEERNKYAQVVIDLMGFLNPHLRDVADFKHKLWDHLHIISDFKIDVDSPYPVPTVEAIHLKPEPLRYPHQRIRYKHYGKTIELMIEKAKSIDEPARKQHMVQAIANFMKMAYVQWNKDSVSDESILADLRELSRGELKLEDNVNLNKVEFRQQDTKARNNNQRNNNNNQRNNNNQNNRNNNQRNNNNQNNRNNQRNNNGGGRKY encoded by the coding sequence ATGGCTAATTTAAGTCCATCTGCTCCGTTTGATTATAATTCAACCCGGAAAAAATTATTACTTACCGAGTACGGCCGCAACGTACAAAACATGGTGAAATACATTGTGGAGCTGCCGTCTAAAGAGGAACGAAACAAATACGCCCAGGTGGTTATCGACCTGATGGGCTTCCTGAACCCGCACCTGCGCGATGTGGCCGACTTTAAGCACAAACTTTGGGATCACCTGCACATCATATCCGATTTTAAGATAGATGTAGATTCGCCCTACCCGGTTCCAACTGTCGAAGCTATCCATCTGAAGCCTGAACCACTCCGTTATCCGCACCAACGCATCAGGTACAAGCACTATGGCAAAACCATCGAGCTGATGATAGAAAAGGCGAAAAGCATTGACGAGCCTGCCCGCAAACAACACATGGTACAAGCCATTGCCAACTTTATGAAGATGGCCTACGTGCAATGGAATAAAGATTCGGTATCGGACGAAAGCATCCTGGCCGATTTACGCGAACTATCGCGCGGCGAACTGAAGCTGGAAGACAACGTAAACCTGAATAAGGTTGAATTCCGCCAGCAGGATACTAAGGCACGCAACAACAATCAACGTAACAATAATAACAACCAGCGCAACAACAATAACCAGAATAACCGTAACAATAACCAGCGCAACAACAATAACCAAAACAACCGTAACAACCAGCGTAACAACAACGGAGGCGGCAGGAAATACTAA
- the murA gene encoding UDP-N-acetylglucosamine 1-carboxyvinyltransferase — MTNAFEIIGGKPLKGEIVPQGAKNEALQILSAVLLTGEKMTISNIPDIKDVNKLIELLGDMGVKVERLNGDTYTFQADEIDLNFFESDVFRQKGGSLRGSVMIVGPLLARFGKASIPKPGGDKIGRRRLDTHFLGFEKLGARFDYNADTGFYNVDASNLQGTYILLDEASVTGTANVVMAAVLSKGTTTIYNAACEPYLQQLCKMLNRMGAKISGIGSNLLTIEGVTELGGTEHRMLPDMIEIGSFIGLAAMTGSEITIKDVHYNELGIIPDVFRRLGIKLELRGDDIFIPAQEHYEIETFIDGSIMTIADAPWPGFTPDLLSIVLVVAIQAKGSVLIHQKMFESRLFFVDKLLDMGAQIILCDPHRATVIGLDKQVQLRGISMTSPDIRAGVSLLIAALSAQGKSTIYNIEQIERGYQHIDKRLQALGADIKRV; from the coding sequence ATGACTAACGCATTTGAAATTATAGGCGGCAAGCCGCTAAAAGGCGAAATAGTACCGCAGGGTGCCAAAAACGAGGCCCTGCAGATCCTATCGGCTGTGTTACTGACCGGCGAGAAGATGACCATCAGCAATATCCCGGATATTAAAGATGTGAATAAACTGATAGAGCTGCTGGGGGATATGGGCGTAAAGGTTGAGCGACTGAACGGAGACACCTACACCTTCCAGGCTGATGAGATCGATCTGAACTTTTTCGAGTCGGATGTATTCAGGCAAAAAGGCGGTAGCTTGCGTGGATCGGTGATGATCGTTGGCCCGCTGCTGGCCCGCTTCGGCAAGGCATCTATCCCTAAACCGGGTGGCGATAAAATTGGCCGACGACGTTTGGATACCCACTTCCTTGGTTTTGAAAAGCTGGGTGCCCGCTTTGATTATAATGCCGATACCGGTTTTTACAATGTAGATGCATCAAACCTGCAGGGTACTTATATTTTGCTGGATGAAGCATCGGTAACCGGTACAGCTAACGTAGTGATGGCCGCGGTATTATCAAAAGGTACTACCACCATTTATAATGCAGCCTGCGAACCATACCTGCAACAGCTTTGCAAAATGCTGAACCGTATGGGCGCTAAGATCAGCGGCATTGGGTCGAACCTGTTGACCATTGAAGGCGTAACCGAACTGGGCGGCACCGAGCACCGCATGCTACCGGATATGATAGAGATCGGCTCGTTCATTGGTTTGGCTGCCATGACCGGATCGGAGATCACCATTAAAGATGTACATTATAATGAGTTAGGTATTATCCCCGATGTATTCCGTCGTTTAGGTATCAAATTGGAATTGCGCGGCGATGATATTTTTATCCCCGCACAGGAACATTACGAAATAGAGACTTTTATCGACGGTTCTATCATGACCATTGCCGATGCGCCATGGCCTGGCTTCACCCCCGACCTGTTGAGCATTGTGCTGGTGGTAGCTATCCAGGCCAAAGGTTCGGTACTGATCCATCAAAAAATGTTCGAGAGCCGCTTGTTCTTTGTAGATAAACTGCTGGATATGGGCGCACAGATCATCCTTTGCGATCCGCATCGTGCTACCGTTATTGGCTTAGATAAACAAGTACAGCTGCGTGGTATCTCCATGACATCGCCGGATATCCGTGCAGGCGTATCGTTACTGATCGCCGCATTATCTGCACAAGGTAAATCAACAATTTATAACATTGAGCAGATAGAGCGCGGTTATCAGCATATAGATAAACGCCTGCAAGCACTCGGCGCGGATATCAAAAGGGTATGA
- a CDS encoding OmpA family protein, with the protein MKLHLNKASLLVSGLLMGSKLFAQTPDSVATATYVKPFSPVSSFRTWSIGLYGASPSFYTPFQGKEDWHTQKINFGYGAYIKNQIWHSFGIQANFFRGQLEGTDPALGTAFNRVKTDVNYAVDLTGVFTLANISWSNQQGGMQPYMLAGGGFAGYKPTLYNASGAATPGYRNGSNISEFYVPVGVGLKFNVSPSINIDLGYTVNFMHSDNLDGYTTGGNYDQFSYGHIGLEFALGKRSKPQLATHNPVASMRTEYTTKEIALQNMIDAEKARNEQLRNDLNTTNANLAATNANLAKFTMDSDGDGVPDFFDKCPNTPAGTKVDGSGCPLPVAKPDVKVYVTEADKKIVKEAIQNLEFDFGKATIRAKSFPSLERVAQLLVEKNFSLKLAGHTDNVGSDEANMKLSKDRAESVKSFLVSKGANPSRIEATGYGETQPIATNKTAAGRQQNRRVEFTLF; encoded by the coding sequence ATGAAGCTACATTTAAACAAAGCCTCGTTACTGGTCTCCGGACTGTTGATGGGGAGCAAACTATTTGCACAAACGCCCGATTCTGTGGCAACTGCAACTTATGTAAAACCTTTTTCGCCCGTAAGCTCATTCCGTACCTGGTCAATTGGCCTGTATGGTGCCTCACCATCATTTTACACCCCCTTTCAGGGTAAAGAGGATTGGCATACACAGAAAATAAATTTCGGTTACGGCGCTTACATCAAAAACCAGATCTGGCACTCGTTCGGTATACAAGCCAATTTCTTCCGGGGCCAGCTTGAGGGTACCGACCCAGCCTTAGGCACTGCTTTTAACCGTGTGAAAACCGATGTTAATTACGCGGTAGATCTGACCGGTGTGTTCACGCTTGCCAATATCAGCTGGAGTAATCAGCAAGGCGGCATGCAGCCATATATGTTGGCCGGTGGTGGGTTTGCCGGGTATAAGCCAACTTTATACAATGCTTCGGGTGCTGCTACGCCGGGTTATCGTAATGGTAGCAATATCAGCGAGTTTTATGTTCCGGTTGGTGTCGGCCTAAAATTCAATGTTAGTCCCTCAATCAATATCGATTTGGGCTACACCGTAAATTTTATGCATAGCGATAACCTGGATGGCTATACCACAGGCGGTAACTACGATCAGTTTTCGTACGGACACATCGGCTTGGAGTTTGCTTTAGGCAAACGCTCAAAACCGCAATTGGCAACGCATAACCCGGTAGCATCTATGCGTACCGAGTATACTACTAAAGAGATCGCGCTGCAAAACATGATCGATGCTGAAAAAGCCCGTAATGAGCAATTGCGCAACGATCTGAATACCACTAACGCAAATTTAGCCGCAACTAACGCCAACCTGGCTAAGTTTACGATGGATAGCGACGGCGATGGCGTGCCCGACTTTTTTGACAAATGCCCTAACACGCCTGCCGGTACCAAGGTTGATGGTTCGGGTTGCCCGCTGCCGGTTGCCAAGCCTGATGTAAAGGTTTATGTAACCGAGGCTGATAAGAAAATTGTGAAGGAAGCCATCCAAAACCTGGAGTTTGATTTTGGTAAGGCTACTATCCGCGCCAAATCGTTCCCAAGCCTGGAAAGAGTAGCCCAGTTACTGGTCGAGAAAAATTTCAGCCTGAAGCTGGCCGGTCATACCGATAACGTAGGTTCGGACGAAGCTAATATGAAACTATCGAAAGACAGGGCCGAGTCGGTAAAATCGTTCCTGGTAAGTAAAGGTGCTAATCCATCACGTATTGAAGCAACAGGTTACGGCGAAACACAACCGATAGCGACTAACAAAACCGCTGCCGGTCGTCAACAGAACCGTAGGGTTGAGTTTACGTTATTCTAA
- a CDS encoding toxin-antitoxin system YwqK family antitoxin, with the protein MKLLFTALFCFSLSTYAIAQDAPRMVRFRTMRNDSINLALNEDYQMIEDSCATMIRYAHYSPAKHIFFGKFKDVSRQNPSLILSEGNYSADGLKDGEFVSRYSNGNLQSKGNYKDNKYDGKWEINFDNGKPRMTFEVSNGVIKIASVWNEKGGKIIDNGKGNYEVSAGPITWVGKLDNGLPDGTWKGYATADPAKSALIRESFKKGVFEKGANAMGEYTNASRIAFIGPDMLPYVTAEKMILSPTACGETKKQAIVYAFYQGGVRAYSEEISRLISAYLSKVDLAPYNDQLEITGIVGKNGLVYNLRYTNAFNEEIARGIINQLRRLPGLQPGTADGKPMEQNITFSFTFQLSRYSFTWRVQPVKS; encoded by the coding sequence ATGAAACTATTATTTACTGCTCTTTTTTGCTTCTCGCTAAGCACATATGCCATTGCCCAGGATGCCCCGCGTATGGTTCGTTTCCGTACGATGCGTAACGATAGCATTAACCTCGCCCTTAACGAAGATTATCAAATGATCGAGGATAGTTGCGCCACGATGATCCGTTATGCGCATTACAGCCCGGCCAAACATATCTTTTTTGGCAAGTTTAAGGATGTAAGCAGGCAGAATCCATCACTGATACTTTCTGAAGGCAATTATTCGGCCGATGGTTTAAAGGATGGCGAATTTGTCTCCCGTTATTCCAATGGTAATTTGCAATCAAAAGGCAATTATAAGGATAACAAGTACGATGGTAAGTGGGAGATAAACTTTGATAATGGCAAGCCCAGGATGACGTTTGAAGTCAGCAATGGCGTAATAAAGATTGCCAGCGTTTGGAACGAAAAGGGAGGTAAAATAATTGATAACGGTAAAGGCAATTATGAAGTAAGCGCTGGCCCGATAACCTGGGTAGGTAAGCTGGATAACGGACTGCCCGATGGGACATGGAAAGGCTACGCCACCGCAGACCCGGCGAAATCGGCCTTAATACGGGAGAGTTTTAAAAAGGGCGTGTTTGAGAAGGGAGCTAACGCCATGGGCGAATACACTAACGCGTCGCGCATTGCATTTATAGGGCCGGATATGCTACCTTATGTTACCGCCGAAAAAATGATACTATCGCCTACAGCATGTGGCGAAACAAAAAAACAAGCTATTGTTTATGCCTTTTATCAGGGAGGCGTAAGGGCGTATAGCGAGGAAATTAGCCGGCTGATCAGCGCGTACCTTAGCAAGGTAGACTTAGCGCCGTATAACGATCAGTTAGAAATTACCGGTATTGTGGGTAAAAATGGCCTGGTATATAACCTTAGATATACCAACGCTTTTAACGAGGAAATTGCACGTGGAATAATTAATCAGTTGCGCAGGCTGCCGGGCTTGCAACCAGGCACTGCCGATGGGAAACCAATGGAGCAAAATATCACTTTTTCATTTACATTTCAGCTGAGCAGGTATAGTTTTACCTGGAGGGTGCAACCGGTAAAATCCTGA
- a CDS encoding OsmC family protein, with product MSVTINLSRVSDDFGFEATDQNGHTVKMDTSPESGGKNYGVRPMQMLLMGLAGCSAIDVISILKKQRQDVVDYKMVVNGDREAGVEPSLWKDVTIEFHLYGDIDEDKAKRAAELSVDKYCSVAATLKKGGAAINWQVFIHPAE from the coding sequence ATGTCAGTTACAATTAATCTATCACGCGTTAGCGACGACTTTGGCTTCGAGGCCACCGACCAAAACGGTCATACTGTTAAAATGGATACCAGCCCCGAAAGCGGCGGCAAAAACTACGGCGTACGCCCCATGCAAATGTTGCTGATGGGTTTGGCAGGTTGTTCGGCTATCGACGTGATCAGCATACTAAAGAAACAACGCCAGGATGTGGTGGATTATAAAATGGTGGTAAACGGCGATCGTGAGGCCGGCGTTGAACCCTCGCTTTGGAAGGATGTAACTATCGAATTCCATCTTTATGGCGATATTGATGAGGATAAAGCCAAGCGCGCTGCCGAACTATCGGTTGATAAATATTGCTCGGTAGCTGCCACTCTTAAAAAAGGCGGAGCGGCCATTAACTGGCAGGTGTTTATACATCCTGCTGAGTAA